GTTTACAAGAACTTGTCCAAGATCTATTAGACTGTCTTTGTTGAGCAAGCTCTTCTATTGCATGTATTTGCTCTTTAGTGGTTTGAGCAAAGCTTAATGTTGCTAAAAATAAAAGATAAAAAATGACTTGATGATGTCTCATGTTCCCCTCAGTGAGGGCTAAAATCATAGATCACTATTAAAAGTCAAGTGACTTAGCTTAAGCAATTAACAGTTTTGAATAATCCACATTTCAGCATGCCAATTCAAGTAGCGCAGTGACTTTTCAACAATAAAATTGTTGTAGGTGAATTCTGATATTTCGTTTCTTAATTCTTTTTTTAGTGAAGCATCATTGATACCAAGTAGAATATTATGAATGTATTTATTAAGGTCATGCGCACTTTCAAAGTAAACTCTATAGATGTAGGGGATGGTTCTTAATTGAACGTTATTTTGATTAAGAAATTCATATTTAAATTCTGATAAAGGGGTGTAATCAAAAGGTAAGTGATCTTGGTACTTTTTATAAAAATGTTGCAAAATATTCCACCAATCACCGGAGTCTGTATTCATGACTACGATTAATGAACCGTTCTGATTGAGCTTAGATAATAAAGTTTTTAGTAAGTCTCCCCAGTCCTTTGTGGGTATATAGTATAAAACATGCGATAAAAAAATAAGATCATAGGATTGTGTAAATGAATGGTTTTCTATTGTGCTATGAATACATTGAGCCGTTTTAAATTGTTTTTTTAAGCTTTTAAAGAAAGCTTCATCTTTTTCAATTAAAGTTAAAGTTTTGCTATGTTCTTGAAAGACAGAACTAAAAACACCGGTGCCAGCACCAATGTCTAGAACAGAATTAAAATATTTGTTTTGCAACCAAGCTTTTAAATAAGCTGATACAATCTCTTTTTCATCAGTACGATCATAAAAAGAGTTTATACGTTTATAATAATTTTTTTCATCCACAAGAATTCTATAATATAGTGTTTAAAGAAATAATATAGGAAATAGTTAAGCAATATATACTGTAAAGTTAATTAAAAAAGCTAAACCTTTATTTTTATTGCATTACTTGACTGGATAGAATCAACGTTTTAAGTATAAATTTGTTTTTAAGCTCAACTTTATGGCATTGAGCGCAATTTTAAGGAGAAAACATGAAGAAACCATTATTTAAGGCAGTGTTAAAGTCATTTTTAGTTACTTTAGTTCTTGTATCCCCACTTTATGCAGCCAATACCAATTATGCAATGAGTGCAAATCAATTAAAACAGTATTGTAATGATGCGCAGAAAAAAGTTGATCAGGCCATTGGCGCTATTATTAACACTGAAAAACAAGCATCTGCCTCAGCGGATAAACGTTCATTGGAAGAGGATTTTAACCTGACAGTTAAAAAATTAGATGATGCATATGGTTTATACGCTCATAAAATGGAGATTTCATATTTAATGGAAGCGGTGAGTCCCAATGAAAAAGTCAGAAATGCGGGTACAGATTGCAAAGAAGCATTTTTAAACTTTCCCGTTGAAATGTACACCAATGAAAAATTGTATGAAGTACTGTCTAATTTTTCTGCCAGAGCAGAAAAGAGAGAAGAAAAACTCAAGTATGACCAGAAACGCTTGTTGAATTACTTTTTAAATCAGTTTGGTAAAAATGGTTTTGGATTAAAGGCTGATAAGCTGAACGAGTTTAAAGCTTTAAAGGCAAAAGTCAGTGAGTATGAACGTGAGTACAGTAAAAATTATGGTGAATCTAAAGTAGAAATTGAGCTTAAGTCTGAAGACCTGGCTGGAGTATCAGAAAATGATTGGTTGAGATTTAAACAAAAAGATGGAACAGTTAAGGTTACATTAGATAACAATATTTATACAGCCATTTTAACCTATGCCGATAATGCAGATCTCAGAGAAAAGTTTTATCGTGCTTACAATACAAGAGCACCAGAAAACGTTGAAGTTTTGGAAAAACTTATTGCAGTTAAGCAAAATATTGCCAAAGTATTTGATGCAAAATCCTATGCAGATTTGGTCATGGAATTAGATGAACGTTTGGCTGGAACACCTGACAATGTTGAAAAAAAATTAACCTCTATTTATAAACAAATGTTTAAGCCTTATCAAAACTACAGAAAAATTTTGCAAAAAGAAAAGTGTAGAGATTTAGAAAACTGTAAAAAATCACAGTGGAAAAAATTAGAATTGTATCCTTGGGATATGGGCTATTACAGTAATAAATACAAAGAACGCGTATTTAAAATAGACTCAGAAAAAGTTAAAGAGTACTTCCCAACAGAAAAAGTAGTTGAAGGGACCTTTGAGATTTATGCGCAATTGTTTTCAATGCGTTTTGAACCCATGAAAAACCCAAAAGTGTGGCATGAAGATGTAAGGGCCTATCATGCCTATGATGCTAAAACTGGAGACTTGTTGGGTAATATCTATTTAGATTTATACTCAAGAGATAATAAACCTTACAAACATTATGCAGCGTTTAATATTGATATTAGGCATCAACCTTTAAGTGGCGAGAAAATCGTTCCAGATGCTGTGATGGTCACCAACTTTACACCTCCTACAAGAAATAAAAAAGGAGAGATAGAACTGCCTTCCTTAAGTACACATGGAGATGTAGAAACTTACTTTCATGAATTTGGACATATCATGGATGATTTATTGTCCAATACCAAGCATTATCATTTAAGCAAAATGACACGCCCGCTTGATATTGTTGAAGGCTTCTCGCAGATGTTAGAACCATGGGTATGGGATGCAGAAACCTTAGAAGTGATTTCTGGACATTATAAAACCGGAGAAAAACTACCCAAAGAGCTTTTAGATAAAATGAAAAAAGGAAAATATTTTTCTTTGCCAGCCTTTTATGTTGGTCAAATTCATTATGCTTTGGTGGATATGGCTTATCATAAAGCAACCGAGCCAGTGGACACAACCAAAATATGGAATGAAAAGTTTAAAGAGATATTCAAGCGTGAACCTGTGGAAGGTTTATTCTGTCAAGCTTCCTTTGGGCACTTGGCCAGCTCAAGTTACAATGCTGGCTACTACGGCTATATTTGGTCAGAAATTTATGCCATGGATATGCTGACGCGCTTTAAAAAAGAAGGGATGCTCAATCCAAAAACCGGGATGGATTATCGCAAGCTTCTTGAAAGCGGGCATGAACGGCCGATTGTTGAGCTTATAGAAGTCTTTTTGAACAGACCTTTTAGTGAAAAGGCATTTTTAAAAAGTTTAAAAAACAAATAAGGAAGTAAAATTCACAGATATATACCGTAACCCAGTTGTATTTATGGTTACGGTATAGGTCTCTATACGATTAAGATCAACATGAATGTAGAACAAATTTTAGCCATTGTTATTTTTGCATTTGTGTCTTCTATTACACCTGGACCCAACAATCTTATGGTCTTGGCAAGTGCCACCAATTTTGGTTTTAAAAAAACCATTCCACATATATTGGGAATTAGTTTAGGTTTTGCATTTATGCTTATGATGTTAGGCTTAGGTTTAAGCATTGTTTTTAAAAGCTATCCAATAATAGAAACAATATTAAAAGTTTGTTGCGTACTTTTTTTGTTTTTCTTAGCCTATAAAATTGCAACATCATCAAGTATAGAAAAAGGTAAACAATCCAAAACGCCTATTTCATTTATCGAAGCAGCTTTGTTTCAATGGGTTAATCCAAAAGCATGGGCTATGGCACTGACAGCGGTGTCTTTGTTTTCTCCCAATGCAACATTTAAAGCTGTTATTTTGATGGTTATCTTTTTTACACTTGTTAACATTCCTTGTGTAAGTGCTTGGTCTTTTGCTGGAAGTAAGCTTGGCAATTTTTTAAAAGACCCAAAAAAACTTAAATACTTCAACTATATCATGGCAGGACTCTTAGTCGGCTGTTTGGGTTTTTTGTTGTAGGGTATAGATGTACAATAATGATTCATTATAAAAAATTAAACATAAATGATGATCAGCAACTCATGGCTTTATTGAAATGGGAAAATGATGCTAGTATACACCATCTTATAACGCCTGTTACAGACTCTAAGCAAACATTTACACCTATGAATATTGATCAACTTAAGGCGCAATGTAATTTAAAGAACGGTGAAGGAAAACATCAGTACCTTGTTTATGATCAAGAGCAGCCTATTGGTCAATTTTCTATCCATATAGACCCAGCACATTTGTACAAAAAAATAAACCATAGCAGTTGGTTAGGCTTATGTATTGGAGAAAAAAGCTATTGGGGAACCGGTGCTGGCCAAAAAGCCATGGAATTCTTTGAACAGGAGTCTATACAATTGGGTTTGAAAAGAGTTGAGCTGGGTGTATTTGAGTTTAATACTAGAGCCATTCAGTTTTATAAAAAATTGGGTTATCAAGAAATAGGGGCATTAGAAAACTTTACTTATTGGGATGGTCAATATTGGAGTGATATTAGAATGGAAAAGTATTTATCAAGGAATGAATAAACTTATAACATTAAGCTAAAAATTGTTGCTTGACTTAGCTTGGAGATTTAAAAAATAATAATGAAAAATATTGCTGTTTATTTATCTGCATATTCCAATGATGAAAATATGATTGATCTTACAAAAAATCTTGCTAGATTGATGGTTGAGCAAGGGTTTTCCTTGGTTTTTGGTGGTTCAGGAACTGGTTTGATGAAAGTGCTAGCAGATACAGTATTAAATAATAAGGGCAAAGTGACCGGTATCACAATGGAGTCACTTAAAAAAGTAAGCATGCCCAACTTAACTGAGCTGATTATTGCTATAGATTTAAATGAGAGAAAGCAGTTATTGCAAAAGCATGCTGATGCATTTATTGCCTTACCCGGGGGGAATGGTACTTTAGATGAAATTATACAAACCATTGAGGAACGTAAGCAAGGGTTTCATCATAAACCCATTGTTATTTTAAACTATAATGGTTTTTATGATCCTTTGTTGGCACAATACAATAAAATGAAAGACTTGGGTTTTTTACCCAAAAATCAAAATTTAGATGATTTATTTGTTTTTGTTGATACAAGTGAACAAGCCATTAAATATATTCATGCTACATTAAAATAATCTACACTGCACAATGGCTATTCAATATTAAAAACTAGCTTCTATTTCTTTTGCTCTAGATGTGAAAGCAAAACCTTGAGTGCCTAAAATTCCAATCATGACTGATTCAATGATGGGTGCAGATACTTTTTTTTCTGTTTCCCATTTGACAACAAAATTTGCTCCACTTCCGCCAGAAAGATCAGATTCAGGAATAATAAAATCCTTTGAAGACATTTTTTGCAAAGAAAATGGTTTGTCTATGAATTTTTTTAATAACTTCCCATTGGTATCATAATAATCCACTTGAGAAATAACAATCATATCTTTTTCTGAGATATTCCTGATGCTTAAAATAGCTGAAAGGTGAGTTAATTTTTTTAAATGAGTGTAAATAGATGAGTAAATTGGGACATAAACTTTTTGGCTATGCACCAGTCTTGTTGGTGTATCATTTAAAGGGGTAAAGTTTTCAGATTTTGGAACAAGGGGGCTATCAACTGAAAATTTATCTTCATTGTTACAAGCAAACAAAGTGTAAGCCAGAAAAAAAAGTACAATAATCTGTTTCATAGTCTTATGCTTTCTAGTAATTTAAACAAGTTAAAAATCTTATATCACTCCTGAAGTGTCTGGAAAAGCTTTAGATAAACAAAAGAGTGATTTAGTAATACTCAATAGAATAAGGTAAGGCTAAAAATTTTTAAAGATCGTTTAAAATCATAATATTAGAGTATAATTTTTAGATTTTTTGGTTTTTGCTATAATGGGCATCAATGCAAAAAGATAAAAACTTAATTTTCATTCTAGCTGCTATGGCTATGATAATGGGTTTTTTTGC
This window of the Oligoflexia bacterium genome carries:
- a CDS encoding class I SAM-dependent methyltransferase, with protein sequence MDEKNYYKRINSFYDRTDEKEIVSAYLKAWLQNKYFNSVLDIGAGTGVFSSVFQEHSKTLTLIEKDEAFFKSLKKQFKTAQCIHSTIENHSFTQSYDLIFLSHVLYYIPTKDWGDLLKTLLSKLNQNGSLIVVMNTDSGDWWNILQHFYKKYQDHLPFDYTPLSEFKYEFLNQNNVQLRTIPYIYRVYFESAHDLNKYIHNILLGINDASLKKELRNEISEFTYNNFIVEKSLRYLNWHAEMWIIQNC
- a CDS encoding M3 family metallopeptidase; this translates as MKKPLFKAVLKSFLVTLVLVSPLYAANTNYAMSANQLKQYCNDAQKKVDQAIGAIINTEKQASASADKRSLEEDFNLTVKKLDDAYGLYAHKMEISYLMEAVSPNEKVRNAGTDCKEAFLNFPVEMYTNEKLYEVLSNFSARAEKREEKLKYDQKRLLNYFLNQFGKNGFGLKADKLNEFKALKAKVSEYEREYSKNYGESKVEIELKSEDLAGVSENDWLRFKQKDGTVKVTLDNNIYTAILTYADNADLREKFYRAYNTRAPENVEVLEKLIAVKQNIAKVFDAKSYADLVMELDERLAGTPDNVEKKLTSIYKQMFKPYQNYRKILQKEKCRDLENCKKSQWKKLELYPWDMGYYSNKYKERVFKIDSEKVKEYFPTEKVVEGTFEIYAQLFSMRFEPMKNPKVWHEDVRAYHAYDAKTGDLLGNIYLDLYSRDNKPYKHYAAFNIDIRHQPLSGEKIVPDAVMVTNFTPPTRNKKGEIELPSLSTHGDVETYFHEFGHIMDDLLSNTKHYHLSKMTRPLDIVEGFSQMLEPWVWDAETLEVISGHYKTGEKLPKELLDKMKKGKYFSLPAFYVGQIHYALVDMAYHKATEPVDTTKIWNEKFKEIFKREPVEGLFCQASFGHLASSSYNAGYYGYIWSEIYAMDMLTRFKKEGMLNPKTGMDYRKLLESGHERPIVELIEVFLNRPFSEKAFLKSLKNK
- a CDS encoding LysE family translocator produces the protein MNVEQILAIVIFAFVSSITPGPNNLMVLASATNFGFKKTIPHILGISLGFAFMLMMLGLGLSIVFKSYPIIETILKVCCVLFLFFLAYKIATSSSIEKGKQSKTPISFIEAALFQWVNPKAWAMALTAVSLFSPNATFKAVILMVIFFTLVNIPCVSAWSFAGSKLGNFLKDPKKLKYFNYIMAGLLVGCLGFLL
- a CDS encoding GNAT family protein; this encodes MIHYKKLNINDDQQLMALLKWENDASIHHLITPVTDSKQTFTPMNIDQLKAQCNLKNGEGKHQYLVYDQEQPIGQFSIHIDPAHLYKKINHSSWLGLCIGEKSYWGTGAGQKAMEFFEQESIQLGLKRVELGVFEFNTRAIQFYKKLGYQEIGALENFTYWDGQYWSDIRMEKYLSRNE
- a CDS encoding TIGR00730 family Rossman fold protein yields the protein MKNIAVYLSAYSNDENMIDLTKNLARLMVEQGFSLVFGGSGTGLMKVLADTVLNNKGKVTGITMESLKKVSMPNLTELIIAIDLNERKQLLQKHADAFIALPGGNGTLDEIIQTIEERKQGFHHKPIVILNYNGFYDPLLAQYNKMKDLGFLPKNQNLDDLFVFVDTSEQAIKYIHATLK
- a CDS encoding DUF3124 domain-containing protein, with the translated sequence MKQIIVLFFLAYTLFACNNEDKFSVDSPLVPKSENFTPLNDTPTRLVHSQKVYVPIYSSIYTHLKKLTHLSAILSIRNISEKDMIVISQVDYYDTNGKLLKKFIDKPFSLQKMSSKDFIIPESDLSGGSGANFVVKWETEKKVSAPIIESVMIGILGTQGFAFTSRAKEIEASF